One Aegilops tauschii subsp. strangulata cultivar AL8/78 chromosome 2, Aet v6.0, whole genome shotgun sequence genomic window, ACAGTTCCAGTGGGGGCATCGGGCCGGTGGACATGCGTTCAGGCCGAAAGATAATCTTCGTTGGCTTGTAAACGTTGCATTGTGACACTGTTTGGTTACGTGCATGGTCAAAGGCTTGTACTTGGTGAGAGTTTTTTTGAGAGAGGGAGTGGGTGGGGGGCACTACCGCAATTTTTATATTTCCCAAGTGCCTGAAAAACTCAGTGAAAGTCGATTCCCACTCGGCAGAGAGTTTGCCGAGTTCAGCTCTCAGCAAACATAAAGAAACACGGCAACGGCCATTTTTTCAGCAGTCGGAACTCATTTCTAGTGGAGCCGCTATGTAGTGGAGTCTCCTCATTGCCAATGCACGTACCTAACATACTTATGAAACAATTAAATATTTAGTACGTGTATAATGAAATTGACGGAAATATGACTTCAACAATTGAGATTTGTGTGCATATTTACAAGTTTTTGAATTATATTGATAATTTCTTAAACAAAAGAAATATTTAGTACGTGCATGAGATGTTTCTGAATTTGATTGAAGTATGATTGACACAATTGAAAATTTTGTGATATCCATGAAATGATTCTAAAATTGGTTGAAATACAACTAAAATTATTGAAGTTTGTGTTGTTATTTATGAAATAcatttcaaaaaaatgaaacgaTTAAATGGCACTGAAACAATTCATAAAAATGAACAAATTGTTTTTCAATGTCACAAAGATAAATGAAGTTAGCTAAAAATGATAGGAACATTATCTTGTAAACATTTCATTTGAAACAATCAAAATGTTTTGGCACACATATGAAATGTTACCAACATTGATTTAAAATACCGTGATTAAAATGTTACGTGCATGGCCTGGTGAAACTTTCTTAGAGAGAGATATATATTATTGGGTTTCTAATGGAACCTCTATGCAGTGGAGTCTCCTCATTGCCAACACACGTAACCTAACATATACTTATGAAATAATCAAAATGTTTAGTAATGTTTAGTACATGTACAATGAAATTGGCTGAAATACGACTTCAACAATTGAGATTTGTGTGCATATTTATATGCTTCTGAAATATATTGATACTTTTTTTAAACAAAGAAATATTTACCGTGTGCATGAGATGTTTATGAATTTGATTGAAGTGTGACTGACACAATTGAAATTTGTATGATAACTATGAAATGTTTCTTAATTGATTGAAATATGACTAAAATTATTGAAGTTTGTGTGGTTATTTATGAAATACATTTCATACTTTTTTTGAAACAATGAAATGTCACTGAAACAATTCATAAAAATGAACAAATAGTTTTTCGGTGTCACAAAGATAAATGAAATTAGATAAAAATGACAGGAACATTATTTTTGTAAATATTTCATTTGAAACAATTAAATGTTTGGCACACGTACAAAATGTTACCAAGATTGATTTCAAATACGATGATTAAAATTATACTTACAATTTAAACGTGTTAAAAAAAATGTATCGGGGTTGGTCTGTTTCTGAATCTCTTGTCGTAAGAATTTCATATGCATAAATATATCAAAATTTTGGCTTCAGTCAGGTCTGGCAAACACATGACCATGGGCGTACGAGGCAGGATGAGTACTTCGGACTAGTTTATGTGTTCCTCATGCAAATGATCATATTTTTCCGTCTGCAATACAGGTAAAAGATATTGTGTTGTTCAGTTGTTTACAGGAAATCCACGGAGTACAAGCAGGTTTCTCTAGGGCTAGGCTGAGACGATGCAGCGTTACGTGCTTCTAGCCTTCGACTCGCCTTCGGTTATCATCTTCCTCCATTTGACGCCCATGTTGCCACCAGCGGCAGGGAAGTCCACGGCTCATCCTTGAGTACGCACCGCACAGCACATGTTCGATGAAATGCTGTAGCAGCTCAAGCTCACTCCGGCCATGTCCGAACAGCGTGGCCACACCGCCAACGGCGCATTTCCGTCCGGGACGCTCCACGACCTCCTCGCCGTTCCTCCATCCTCTCCTCAACCCGTAGGCCGGTACCTCTGCGGCGCCGTGGCTAGCTGCGACTTGTGTGTGTACGCACGCCGACGCGCAAAacctgttcgatgaaatgtcAAGCATGCAGAAATAACCATGGGGTAATTAATCTCTCACACATGTCATATGATTACTCAATCCCATGAAGACAGCTACACGAGATCTCTGCCCGGCCCGTCTCTCTCCGGATACACATGCGACCAAATACCCGCCCATGCCACTCGCCACAAACTTCGCTTGCTGGCTAGCTAGCTAGGGCCGGCCTGGTTGCCGAAACGATGCGTGCGGCCAAACACGGCGGCGGTGTCAGCCAGGCACGTCGATCCTGGCTCGGTCGATCGGGTGGAAGAGGATGAATCACGAGGCGACCCGCGTACGTCCCATCGCGCTGAACTGGCCTCGCTCGATCCTGTCTGGTGAGCGCGGCCACGTACGTCCCCGTCACATGAGCATGCACGACCTCGATGTCATGTGCTGGCTGGCCTCTGCGCGCCGGTCGGTATGCGTGTGTGGATGTAGGTTAGTAGCATGAGATGAGATGTGTGTGACTAGACTAGACTGCCCGATGGAACATTTTAGCCGGGCTTGGCGAGCAAGATCGATGCAAAAGGTAGGTGTTGTTTGATTGATTGCTCGCTTGCTTCAGGAAGTGTCGACGCTCACATGCATGCAAAATGCAATTGCAATGCTGAACCGATCGATCGAGATCGAGGCATTGGGATCGAGCTCTCTTCCCTTCCCGGCAGATGCTGAGGGGGTCTTCGCTCAGTCAGTATCCGCTAGCTAAGAGGTCGAGATGATTGGAGTACTGGCCGGACACCTCCAAACATGACACTGAAGGGACACAGCTTTCTTACTGTGAAGCAGACAGGGACACCCAACTGGCCAGCTCGGCCACTCTGCATGCATGTAAGCAAGGCATCTCAGAATACGTACCTGAAGTCCTGAACTGCCCATAGCTGAAAGTGCAGCTTGTGAAGTTGAAATGAACGAACATATGCTGTGCATGAACTGCTCATAGCTCCTGAATTCCACTGCCACAAAACCAGAAACTTCAATTCCACCCATCGTTTCTGCACTCTTCTTGCTGAGCTCCTGAAAGTGCAGGTTCAAGTGTTCAACTGAACGAAGGTCTGAAACTGAACCCAGCGCGCGAGGAAGACGAACACAGACAGAACACACGACACTGGTACCTATCGATTACACGTACACAACACATATCCAGCCCTAGTTCTAGGCCCAACCATGGAAGCAACTAGGTACGTTACGTAGCTCAGAAGGCGCATCACGCTAGCTCAGCTAGGCCGCAACGCAATCATGCAGCGCGAGGGCGGGCGCGGACAAGCGCGAATCACACGCCGGCCGCGCCTCTTTTGGCCGCTTCGGCAACCCGCCAAGCCGGCCAGCTGCACTGGCGATCACCCACCCCCCACCGCCGCTGCGCCTCCACGTGACCGGTCCGGCAGCCGGCCGGTTGGGTTGGCTCCGCCAGCCATCCGCACTGCATGCCATTGCCACCGCACACCAATGGCATCGCGCGCGCTGCAATAATTCCCGTGCGTGCCCCACGCCCGGCACCCGTCACGCGCGGGCGCCTATAAAAGCATGCTCTAGACCGGAGACACAGGCACAGCAGCACCCCACGTAACACGGACTCGGTCGATCGGAGGTAGCTGCCTGCAATGGAGTCCACGAAGATCTCCGCGCTGCTGGTGCTCGCCATGCTCGCGCTCTCCTCGCCCACCGTCGTGCTCGCGTGCTCCCCCGCCTCCGGGTGCGGCAGCGGCACCCCGTCGAGCGGCACACCCTCGGCCGGCGGCGTCAGCATACCCCCGGTCATCGGCGGTGTCGTTGGCACCGTCACTCCGATCATCGGCGGCGCCGCCCCGACCGTGGGCGGTGTCGTCGGCAAAGTCACCCCGGTCGTCGGCGGTGTCGTCGGCAAAGTCACCCCAGTCGCCGGCGGCGCCGTCCCTACCGTCGGCGGTGTTGTCGGCAAGGTCACCCCGGTCGTCGGCGGCATGGTCCCTACCGTTGGCGGTGTCGTCGGCAAAGTCACGCCGGTCGTAGGCGGCGCCGTCCCTGCCGTCGGTGGCGTGGTCTCTCCTGTCGTCGGCACCGTAGGCGGCGCCGTCCCTGCCGTCGGTGGCGTGGTCTCTCCTGTCGTCGGCACCGTAGGCGGCGCGGTTGGCGGCGTCCCCGCCGTCGGGGGAGTTGTCACTCCCGTCATCGGCGTCGTGACTCCCATCATCGGCGGCTCCCCGTCCCCCAAGAGCCGCCACGGCGGACGCAAGGCGTGCCCTCCCTCACCCCCGACCCCCACCCCGACTCCCCCGACGCCCACCCCGGCGCCGACTCCCCCGACGCCCACGCCGAGCCCCACGCCCTCATCCGACACGTGCCCGATCGACACGCTGAAGCTGGGCGTGTGCCTGGACCTGCTCGGCAACGAGCTGCACATCGGCGACGCCAGCGTCAAGTGCTGCCCGCTGGTGCAGGGCATCGCCGGGCTCACCGCCGCGGCCTGCCTCTGCACCGCCATCAAGGCCAAGGTGCTCAACCTCGCCCTCTACGTGCCGCTCGCCCTCCAGCTGCTCGTCAACGACTGCGGCTGCGCCGTGCCCCCGGGCTACACCTGCGCCTGATCCGTCCGTCCATTCCACATCCGACGCGCATAATTTAAGCCGCAAGTTTGAAATCAAGGTTGTTGTTCGGTCGATGAAGCCACTCGCTTCTTGTTTGTTCATTTAGTACTACTACaatttattttattattattactattattatCATCTTTCCGTTTGATATTCATCTTGTAAGATTTGTATATCCGGTTCCTATGGAAGGTGTAATTGTATTGTGTACCAACCTCAAACTGTTTATCCTGGTGATGTAATTCCATTCGAGTCTGCTGCTCCCTTGAACAAGAACTTCATTCTTCTACTGATTTCAAATTCAAAAAGTGACGGTTTCTACCCATGGTTGCACTATGATTTCAAAAGGTGATTCATTTTGGAGCTTGGGCTCCAAGCCTCCAAACTCCATGGGCTCTAGCCTCCAACCTCCATGGAGCCTGATATTTGAAAAAATCGGACATATGGATGTGCTCCATGTATGTAAATTTTCACTATcatatactcccttcgttcctaaatgtaagtcttttttaaagattttattaataaagaactacatacgaagcaaaatgagtgaaaatacactttaaaatatatctatatacatccgtatataatcccttattggaatctctaaaaagagatatatttaagaacggagggagtaggagTAATTTAAGATGTGAGCTacacagaaagaaaaaaaaacaaattcatgGATTTTTAGCACATGCGTTGTTTGCTATTAATATCCACGGATTTGCTATTAACAGAAGACGTGGTACAAAAACGGTTACAACAGAGGACGTGGTACAGTAAACCTATTGAGCAGCTAGCAGTATTTTAAATGAAAAATATGCGGTGGTATTTATCCCTATAAAACCATCTACGAAGACTTTTCAATATGTAACCAAGATTTACAGAAGAAAAGGAACTCGTAATACAGTGAGATGCGGTCCATAAATTAATTGCTTCGGCACGACGGTAACAGGTTTTCACGTGTCACGTAGCTCACAAAAGGTAGCACCATATTCATATCATATGTACAGATCGAACCCTACCAAGTAAACCAACTCCCGGGCTGAGGCTATTCTCCTTCCACCTGAAGCTTTTAAGATACCTATATCTCTGCACATCAAGAGctagaagcagcagcagcagcagactCCAGAAGGCTCAGGTACTCCGCGATGGCCTGCCCTTCATTGGCGACGTCGATGTCATAGTCATCCAGGGCATCGCCCGTCAGCTCGTTGGCGAGCTCGTTCTCCATCGCCACGTCCCTGACCGGACCTTGCGCGTGACTCGCGCCCGCTTCTTCCTCGATCAAATCCTCCTCCTCCGCTTCATCGCCCATGTCTTGGTCTTGGTTCACAGCTTCTTCATTGGCCCCAGCTTCTGCATCGTTGGGCAAAGCTTCTGCCTCGTTGTTCGCAGCTTCTTCTTCGTTGTTCGCAAGCTGCTCCTGATTGTCGCCCTCGGCAGCGTTTAGATCTGGGATCTGTGGTGGGGCGTTACCCGCCGCTGCGGCAGCCAAAGGAGCAGCAGCCCCGGCTCCCAATGGTCCTGCACCCAAGACTGGCAAGACGTAGAAGGGGGTGTAAGTCTATTTCATCTGCGACGAGACGATTTATAGAAGAGTAATGACGAATGTGTTAAACCCATACATACCATGAAGTGGTCGTTTCCTCCTTGACTGAATTTTACTCTAGAGTGGAAATGACAGAACAAAAGGAAGTGTTAACAACTGCAGAGCATCTTGATAGGATAGGAGTAAGAAAAAGGAGGCAAATAACACCTACTTGTAGGGCACAGTTCAGTTCAGGATTTGTCAAAAGATCTAATGCTTTCTCAGCATCATTTTCATTTATGCGGAGTGCTTCTGCAGCAAGGTACTTCTCAAA contains:
- the LOC109782261 gene encoding uncharacterized protein, whose amino-acid sequence is MESTKISALLVLAMLALSSPTVVLACSPASGCGSGTPSSGTPSAGGVSIPPVIGGVVGTVTPIIGGAAPTVGGVVGKVTPVVGGVVGKVTPVAGGAVPTVGGVVGKVTPVVGGMVPTVGGVVGKVTPVVGGAVPAVGGVVSPVVGTVGGAVPAVGGVVSPVVGTVGGAVGGVPAVGGVVTPVIGVVTPIIGGSPSPKSRHGGRKACPPSPPTPTPTPPTPTPAPTPPTPTPSPTPSSDTCPIDTLKLGVCLDLLGNELHIGDASVKCCPLVQGIAGLTAAACLCTAIKAKVLNLALYVPLALQLLVNDCGCAVPPGYTCA